The Myotis daubentonii chromosome 1, mMyoDau2.1, whole genome shotgun sequence genome includes the window acgctccatccactgagccaaaccggtttcggccagaatgtcttttttaactcaaaaatgtttccttttaattCAGGATCCAAAGTCCACACATCATGACCCGTTAGTGTCCTAATCTAGAACAGCCCTGTACCCCTTTTCTTTATGaccttttttattgattgatttcagagagagagaatcatcaattatgagaatcattgatcaactgcctcctgcacgccccctactggggatcaagcccacaacccaggcatgtgccatgaccaggaattgttACCTGATTCAATGCTGAAAACATTGAGCCACACAAGACGggcatgacttttttttttaagacctcTGGTCTTACAAATTGTCCCTTATGGTGGCTTTTCCTCATTATTCCCTCATGATCAGAGTCAGATCATCCATTTTTGGGGAGAATACCACAGAGGTGATGCTAGGTATAATCACTTGATTAAGGTGGTGACTGCCAGATCATTACAATGTAGGAGGACAGTTTTCCTTTGGTAACCTGTGGAGATGTTTCCCTGGAACCTATCACCTAGTGGTTTTATGATCAATTTGTAATCCTTGCCTGAATCACAAGAGCACCAATGGCCAGTCCAGTCATGTAAGTGCCACGTCAGTGATAGAGGCCAGAGACATCAGAGGAATCATTTGCTGTAActtttcacagaattagaaattTGGCTTCAGGCCTGATACAAATCTGCATATGattctaaaaaagaaatggtggacttCTCCTCCATCATATCCTGGTTAGTctgttaatttctttttaatattcagaaatttctGGGAATTGCTTGTTCTTTGATATTCACCTGGACATACTTACTACCTGGAAAGATaagaatattatatttgtttattaatccttacccagcgatatgtttttatttattttagaaagagagaggaagggtgggggagaaagaaacagggATGAATTGCCCCATcccctcctgtacacaccccaaccatAGATCGAACTTGTAACCTTGTGGTGTACAGGACcattctccaaccaactgagccacctggccagggcagactatgatgtattttgtaaatatatatagtaaCATATGCTAAAGACTTGTAACCTCAGAATGAGGAAACTAAATTTCACATATTGAAAAGGAAgaggcttttttctttctatgtaacattgttagtttcagatgtacaatataatgattccatatctgtatatattgcaaaatgatcacaatAAACCTAAGgaagaggctttttaaaaaatgacttagCCAGCAGAAGTTTAGATTTCTCAACTATTAGAGCTTGAGGAGGTCTCCCCAGTCATTGTAATCCCATcattttttcagataagaaataaGGCCTCACTGGAGATATTCAAGCAAAAGTTGGACAACTACTTTTCCAGAACAGAAAGGAAACTCATGCATCAGAAAAGGTTTGAGCTTGATGACTGATAATATCTCCCTTTACTTTTAAGTTACCTGGTTTTATGACATATTTGTGTTTGGCAAAAAATAACATTGCTGTATCATTCCTAAAACCTAAGCCAGAGATTCTGGAACTCTTATCCCTTCCCTCCATCTCCAGGTCTCAGGAGTATAATTGAAAGGTAATTTCCTCAGCAGATGTTTgcctctataataataaacatttgctgTAATATCTGGAAACTAGGACCAAATAAAAGGGCAGCCACATCGCTGCTGCTGTTTTCACTCTCAGTCATTTGCTTGGCTTGTTGGAGTTTGTCAATCAGCATAATTTATGATTAACTGCAAAAGAGAAGGCTGACTTTAGAAGACACCAGATAGCAAGTAAATTTGCAAATCAATCACCTTCAGTATTTCCTAGGAACAGTTGCCTACAGTTATGTATACCATAACCTTGATACAGATATACTTCAGagattgcaggttcagttccaaaCCACTGCAATAAGGGAGTCGTAatcttttgctggtggagggtcttgccttcaatttgtaaaaaaaattcaataaagcaaagcacaataaaaagtATGTCTTTATATATGACTACAGAGAAGAGCTTTAGAGATTTAGGCAGACATAAGAAAATTGCTGACTGTTAGCTCGAGTTCAATTGTAGGTCTGGGACAATATTTGAAAAGTTTATAATTGAATGATtctagagaaaaggaaaccacaATGTTAATTTAGTGGTTTTTGAGTaaagtatttctcttttattttccaaattctcAAGAAATATATTACATTACTTATAATatgataaaactttatttcattttaaggagATATATATACTATTAAAAACTTTACATTAAAAGATAATGCcaagaagccctagctggtttggctcagtggatagagtgtcagcctgtggactgaagggtcccaggtttgattccaatcaagggcacatgcctgggttgcaggctcaaacccagTAGGCAGCCAGTcactgattctctttcatcattgatgtttctatctctctctctcccttcctctctgaaatcaataaaaatatatatttttttaaaaaaatataatgccaaggaaataattataaataaagaaGATTCATACCAACACCATTGAGGCATTCCATATCTATGTCTTAACAAATAACCATCTTTCGTCACCATGAGTTGTTAGGGATACTAAGGGGCAAGTAGAGGATAGTCAGCAGAGTAATACCAATCTGCTATTATTTTGTTAAGGACATATAGGTCTATTTTATGAGGGATACTTCTCTAGTTTTATGTACTGcctttgtctggttttgatatCAGGATAATAGTAAATTCGTTACACTTTAGACGTCTGCAGGGTCTACGGTGACACACAGTTTCATTTCTGATAATGATagtctttttaaagaaccaactctgttttattgattattgttttttgcttttatgtttttattttgtttaaagtatgtttttattgattttgagagagagagagagagagagattgatgagctagaaccatggatcagctgcctcctgcacgccctctactgtgCATCGAGCTCacaactgggcatatgccctgactgggtatcgaacaggcaacctctcagtgcatggaacgatactcaaccaactgagccacattagccagggcctatgttttcatttttattatttctgttctaTTATTTCTGTCTACATGCTTTGGATTTATTTTGCTCCTTTTCTAGGTGCTTTAGGTAGGAGTTTTGATCTTTGATTTTGAGaggtttcttcttttctaatgtaTGAATTTAATGCTATAAATTGTTCTCTTGGCACTGATATAGCTCTGTTAacacaaattttgatatgttgtattttcagttcattcagttcactgatttttcccccccttgagaCTTCCTCTTTGACCCATGaattatttagaaatttattgtttattttccagATGTTTGGAAATTTGCCTGTTCTCTTTCTGTTAATTATTTCTAGCTTGATGCATCTGTGGTCAGAGAACACACTTAgaatgatttaaattattttaaatttgttgaggcTAGTTTTATGACCCAGGATATTGGTTCAGTGGGCACTTGATAAAAATGTGCCTTCTGTGGtattgggtgaaatgttctataagtaTGGATTGTATCCTCACTAACTtataggatattaaaaaaaaaaaaaaggagaaaagaataaaTGCAAAAGACTGGAAGATGTATACATGGTTGGAAATACTAGAACGGAATTACCATCAATTATATTCGTTAATCAAATGAgaatgatattttttttccatgatAATAGCACTTTGAGTTTCCTAGTTTCATGAAAAGTCATGCTTTACAGAGCCACTTCAAATAATAATGAATCAATAAGAATGACTTACACATCCAGTTTATCTTTATTGCATTGGTTATTAGGAAATTCAAGCTAAATATAATGCATAAAAATTCATTTAGTCTACAGTGTACAAGATTGTATTTGCTTCTTTCTTTACATGctgtttaatttctattttaaacaaTCATATTTTATACAAATCTTTATGTGAGATGTTCTTCCATTTTAGAACTAGCCAGATAGAATAAATAATGTGATACATTCTTATACCTGGATTAACTAAGCCTGAGCCCTCCATTTAGGATATGTGGAAATCCCGGGAATTCAGAAAGGCTTTTGACTTCCTTATCTTCACTTCTCTGTTGCCCCCAAGTTAGATCATAAGTGTCATATGTTTAGAAGTTTCTGTTACAGTTATTGCCCTTTTTGCATTTCAGACTTCACAACTCCTATAACTTCCTTTTAAAGTATATTAGAACTCATTTGGGTTATTGATTTATAAGTTAGGATGGTGTTTGTTAACAATTAATAGTACTCTGCATTTGCATAGAGAAGGTAAAAGGATCATTAGTAGCACAGGTCAAAGTTACATTAGCAACCAATGGAATAGTTAACTTACGTACTTATAGAAGACAACAGAGATCTCTTGGTTTCCCTTAGAATCCTActaaggccctagctggtttggctcagtggatagagtgtcggccttcggacCAAAGGatttcgggttcgattccagtcaagggcacgtgccttggttgcaggctcctccccagcctgagctctggtcagggctggtccaggaagcagccaatcaatgtttttctgtttctctcacatcgatgtttctctctgtctttccctctctcttccactctccctaaaagtcaacggaaaaatatcctcaggtgaggattaactaaaaaataaaaaataattttcagattcctttaaaaaaaatcctactaGGAATGGAACTTTAATAAAGTAGCTTTTCTGCACAGTAGCAGGGCAATTCATCTTAAAACTGGAGATTTAgccactcagtggttagagtgtaggcccttggacagaagggtctcaggttcgattcccactcaagggcatatacctgggttgcagatttctATCCCCAGCCTGTGTGGGAGgagaccaatcaatgtgtttctctctcacattcatctttctctctctcttttttctctaccccccttcccttctactctctcttaaaatcaatgaaaaaaatatcctcaggcgagtattaaccaaaaaaaaaaaaagtaacccaCTAAAGATTTAGATAGACAGGGTCTTTGGGTCCCACAGGTAATAGCATTAAAAAATCTAATTCTAAACTTTATGGTTCTGTTGTCATTAATGATGTGGGAAATTGGGGGAGTGGTGTATAATTACATACATGGTTAGAAATTgataaaatgtgaataatgtgGTATTTCAGGTAGACTTGTTTCAGTTCTATTTCATAAACTATTCTTGTTTTGATTACCTAACTCttcaagtggctcagttggttgagcattgtcccatgtaccaaaaattcactggttcgattcccaaacAGGGcttatgcccaggttttgggctcggtccccagtagggagtatacAGGAAGCAAATGATCAAGCGATgtttctcacaccaatgtttctttctccctctcccttcctctctctttaaaatcaataaaaaaacattttttaaataaaatatttgtttataggTTGACAaacgttttttatttttaaatcaggtgACTAATAAAGGTACTGAAAGAATATGGCTGCACAACTTCCAGAATCTGATCAGATAAAACAGGTAAGGTATCATAATTAAGAAAAAGGCCTTTGGCAAACAATTTAAGGCACTGTTGAATGCAACCATGTCAGTGATCTCACAAAATAATGGtttatatttaatttccaaaattggATATTAAATGAAGAATATTAATTTTCAGGTAATCCAGGAAAGAATATTCAATGAGAAAATCTGACTATATGTTGTAGCTCATATTACATAGATCATATTATACCCATTTAAGTTAGCAAAagtttgatttcaaatattacagGACATTTCACCTAAAATACAAACTTCAGTTAAGTTtcagaatatttttgttttaaaagccaaatattaaCCAGTGAACTTATATACCTATAGGCATACCCCTCGGACAGACAGTAATGTGgggaagacctggggagggggccgGAGCAAGGTGGAGAGAGGGTCGTTGTTGTGGGGGAAGGGACttctgtaatacttgcaacaataagcAAATTTTTCTAAAACACCAAATATTAACAccttatttatgttttttaaaaacaccttatTTGTTTATAGTTTAAAGAATTTCTTGGGACCTACAATAAACTTACAGAAACCTGCTTTTTGGACTGTGTTAAAGACTTCACAACAAGAGAAGTAAAACCTGAAGAGGTATGAAAAGTGCACCCACTGAACATTCTCTAAACTTGTGATCAGCAACTTAAATGCAATCCCCGAAGCATTTTGCTTGTTCCTAGTTATTACAGGAATTTTGCCTGCCTTTTATGCTCCGTTGCTTGGAGGAACTAAAGCAGCCAAGGACCCATAACATTGAGTTTAGTGATGACAAATTTAATATGATGATCACATTGAATCAAGGCAGACTTTTTAGAGAAGATGCCTGGGGCTTGCTGAATTATTCTTCCATTGCAAAGTCTTAGTAATTAACTTTCAATTAAGATGACCTAGCTAGAGAAACTTGACATGGCTTTTCTATCTGACCCAGAGAATTCAGGGTAACTTTGGAAAAACTAGAGCTCGAATTTGGTCGCTCATATTGCATAGACAGACTCTCAAAACCCAATCCTATTAGAAGTTATAACTGTTAATCTGCTCATCAAAACATTTATGTATTGGCTTAAAGTGACATAACTTCTTCCAGTGGAAGAATACTGAAAACATTCATGCCAAGATCTTAACTTTTAACCAGCAATGAATAAGTACTTGTTAAATAAATGACAATGTTTAATAGATGCTAAGTGTAATATTTTTACTGGAAAAAAGTAAAAGGTTGAGAATTAACTTAATATTAAGAATGGAATTtctcattaaaaaggaaaaaagttgtACTGGGCCTACATTTTAATAATCAGAATAAGGGAATGGGAATGTAGGCTTTCAGTTAATACTAAAACACACCTGCAGAAAATCTAGTCCAGATAGCAGGGACTTACCATTGTTTTTAGTGCCTACAGACCTGTAGGTATCAAAATGTAATACCTCTTGTATTAACAGTTGAAAGCCATGGTCACCTGCTACTTAGTAATACCATTTAATTCTCAGGTATATTCAAAGAAAAGTACCTACTGGTTGGTCTTTTAGaatacatgctttttttttttttttttttcaaattagtatttctgTATTGCCTCTTCCatcttctctctttattttatttctagacCACCTGTTCAGAGCATTGcttacagaaatatttaaaaatgacgCAAAGAATATCGATGAGATTTCAGGAATATCATATTCAGCAGAATGAAGCCCTGGCAGCCAAAGCAGGACTCCTTGGCCAGCCACGATAGAGACGTCCTGCAGGTGGACTTTCCCTGAAAGGCTGCCAATAGCTTTGCACTGGAAGTGAGGATTCATCTGATAGAATCCCCTGAAAGCAGTGGCCACCATGTTAACCAGCTGTCATGACTGGCAAATGGAAACCACTGGAGAAACAAAATTGCTATTTACCAGGGATAATCAAAATAGAAGGTCTTATTGTCCAATCAAAATGTAAGATGCAACATTTGTTGAGGCCTTATGATTCAGGAGCTTAGTCACttgattagaaaaataaaccattatttcttcaatagtgactattaattttaaaacaaaatcatgaatgagatagaaaaaatttttatttctaaaagttaaataaatggaaatatcacTGCGCAGTTGTTTATGCTATATCATAATATAGTATTCTGAATGGACTGTGGATACGTTGAAGTGTTTTTTCAATCAGGATCATCTTCCAAGTATTCCTGTTCATTCATGTCTGCCTCAAATTGCtggtaaatacataaaatagttACTAATCATTTCAATGCACAATCCTTTTCTTGCCT containing:
- the TIMM9 gene encoding mitochondrial import inner membrane translocase subunit Tim9 codes for the protein MAAQLPESDQIKQFKEFLGTYNKLTETCFLDCVKDFTTREVKPEETTCSEHCLQKYLKMTQRISMRFQEYHIQQNEALAAKAGLLGQPR